DNA sequence from the Sulfurimonas sediminis genome:
ACAAAAGAGCTGCTTAAAAACAGAGACAGCATAAATGATGTCTTGCGACCCTCTACAAAAAGTGAACAAAACCGTTCTTCACTTGAAGATATTCTGACTGCCAACTTTAAACGTGCGCAGGAATCTGCCAGGGTTTTAGAAGAGTTGTTTAAGCTAGACAACATAGACTACAGTGAAAATTTTAAAACTCTGCGTTATGAACTCTATACTTTAGAAAAAGAAGTTCTGCTCAATAGATAAAGGCTACTTCAAACTCCAAATAGCTTAGGGGATACTCCTGCATCAGTTTTTTCATCTCTTTGTAGCTTAAAACATTGCGGGAGGCACTGACTCCGCTCTTTTTTATATAACGGAACATATCTCTCACATTATCAAAGTCCAGCTTATACCGTACTACTTCAAATCGGGCATTAAAATACTTTCTTTGCAGAGACTCAAGTTTACATGTATCTATAAGCAGTGGTTCCAATCCTGCTGTTACATGTAAGGTTTTAAATGTATTTGCCGTAAAAACTGCGAGTGCAACAGGGGTATGAAAAGCTTGCAGTTGTTGGAATGTTTTTTCCATATCATCTGCCCATTGCAATGCCGAAGCAGAGAAAATATAATCAAAATTGTATTCTCTGAGCATTTCAAAAAGATTTACATCATTAAAGTTTCCGTAAATGCACTCTATCTTTTGAGACTTTGGATGCAATTCCAACATTCCCGGAGCAAAATCAACCGCCATCAGTTTATCATACTGCCAATTTATTTTTCTTGCCAAAGTGCCGCTTCCGCAACCAAGGTCCAAAATATTTTTTGGTTGTGAGGTGATCAGAGAGAGGAGTTTATCCGCCACTTTTTGCTGAATAACATTATAGGAACCATAATGCATTGCATACTTGGAAAATTCAGAACTTATCTTCATCTGTTCTCTATCATTTCTTGTTTATTATCAGTGAAACAATAAAAATAACTATAATTGAGAGTACTATAGTAGCCCCGGAAGGTAAAGAATAGTAGTAGGAAAGACTCATCCCAAATATAACACTGAAAAGGGCAAAAAAGAGTGAAATAAGCATTGTACTTCTAAAGCCCACTCTGTACTGCAAGGCAGCAACAGTCGGAATCACCATCAAAGCTCCGATAAGCAGACTTCCCACAACCCGAATCGAAAGTGCAATAATAACAGCCACTACGGTAACAAGTAAAAAGTTTAAAAACTTTACTTTGATACCGCTTGTTTGAGCCACTTCTTCGTCATAAGCAATAAAATAAAGTTCTTTTGAAAAAAGCAGTAAAAAGAGTAAAGAGAGACTCCCCACCGTGACTATTGTCATTACATCCTCATTTGTCACCGATAAAATAGAACCAAACAGATAAGAAAAAAGAGAGTTGTTAAAAGCACCGCCCAAAGAGACAATAATCACAGCAATTGCCAGTGAACCTGAAAGGATTATAGCCAATATGGCGTCGCTGTAAAGTGAAAATGCACTTCGCAGATATTCTATCAACCATGCCGAAGCAATCGCAACACCAACAGCAACCCATAAAGGATTATATCCTGCCACAAGTCCTACAGCAACCCCGACAAGCGCCGAATGTGCCAGAGTCTCGCTCATAAGAGAGTAACGGCGAAGCACTACAAAATTTCCGCTTACAGAAGCCAGCACGGCTATAAAAAGTCCTGCAACAAAGGCTCTTTGCATAAAATCATATTCAAACATTTCAAACATAGGAATCCTTAATGCTCATGCTTATGGTGATGAAGTGCATGAGCATCTATGCCGTACAAATCACTCACCTCTTCACAAGAAAGCATCTTTTTTGGGTCATTACAAATTGTCGCTTTTTGGTTTATCGTGAATAAACGTCCGATATCATCAGCTATAACACCGATATCATGCGTGATAAACAAAATGGTTATCTTTTCTTCTTTATTCAACTTTGCCAACAATGTGTAAAATCTTTGCTGAGACACCATATCTACACCGGTATTTGGTTCGTCAAGAATCAGAATTTTTGGGCAAGAGGCCAGAGCTCTTGCTATCATGACCCGTTGACGCTGACCACCCGAGAGTGTACCAACCATTTTATCTCTTAAATTAAGAATATCCATTTTTATCATGGCATCTTCTACCATCTCTTTATCTTCTCTGCTGATGCCGGCCAGTATTCCTCTTTTTGCGATACGTCCCATTTTTACAATATCTTCAACAGTCGCCGGAAAGTTTTCGTCTACGAGCGTTGCGCGCTGTGGCACATAGCCTATTTTATACCACTCTTTAAACTCTTTTAGCTTTTTGCCAAATATCCTGATTTCCCCGGATGTAGGCTGTTCGAGCCCAAGCAGCATACGAATAAGTGTTGTTTTTCCACCACCGTTTGGTCCGATAATGGCGATGTATTCTCCCTCGAAAATTTCAAAGGAAATATCCTGGAGGATTGTCTGCCCACGAACAATAAAATTAAGCTTTTTTACATCAAAGATGGGAACTTTGAATTTCATCTGCACATAAGCGCCTTTGAAAGTTTTTTAAGATTTTTTTGCATAATTGTCCGGTATGTCATACCCGCCTTGGCTTCATCTGCTGTGATATTGCCCAAAGGCTGAAAAACATCAACAGTGATATTGGCGTCCTTTGCTATTGTTTTGGTTACCTTGTCATTTACAAAATTTTCATAAAAAATTGTCTGTATGCCTTTTTTGCGTATATCCTGAAAAACTCTTTTCATTGCTTTGGCACTCGGCTGGGCTTCAGGAGAGAGTCCCGTCAATGATTCCACTCCAAATCCGTACCTGTCTGCAACATAGCCAAGAGCATTATGTGTAACAACAACACTTTTTTGCCTACAGTTTGCAAGTCTTTGTT
Encoded proteins:
- a CDS encoding metal ABC transporter ATP-binding protein, producing the protein MKFKVPIFDVKKLNFIVRGQTILQDISFEIFEGEYIAIIGPNGGGKTTLIRMLLGLEQPTSGEIRIFGKKLKEFKEWYKIGYVPQRATLVDENFPATVEDIVKMGRIAKRGILAGISREDKEMVEDAMIKMDILNLRDKMVGTLSGGQRQRVMIARALASCPKILILDEPNTGVDMVSQQRFYTLLAKLNKEEKITILFITHDIGVIADDIGRLFTINQKATICNDPKKMLSCEEVSDLYGIDAHALHHHKHEH
- a CDS encoding metal ABC transporter permease, giving the protein MFEMFEYDFMQRAFVAGLFIAVLASVSGNFVVLRRYSLMSETLAHSALVGVAVGLVAGYNPLWVAVGVAIASAWLIEYLRSAFSLYSDAILAIILSGSLAIAVIIVSLGGAFNNSLFSYLFGSILSVTNEDVMTIVTVGSLSLLFLLLFSKELYFIAYDEEVAQTSGIKVKFLNFLLVTVVAVIIALSIRVVGSLLIGALMVIPTVAALQYRVGFRSTMLISLFFALFSVIFGMSLSYYYSLPSGATIVLSIIVIFIVSLIINKK
- a CDS encoding methyltransferase domain-containing protein; translation: MKISSEFSKYAMHYGSYNVIQQKVADKLLSLITSQPKNILDLGCGSGTLARKINWQYDKLMAVDFAPGMLELHPKSQKIECIYGNFNDVNLFEMLREYNFDYIFSASALQWADDMEKTFQQLQAFHTPVALAVFTANTFKTLHVTAGLEPLLIDTCKLESLQRKYFNARFEVVRYKLDFDNVRDMFRYIKKSGVSASRNVLSYKEMKKLMQEYPLSYLEFEVAFIY
- a CDS encoding thiamine-phosphate pyrophosphorylase, which produces MKTNSLSPELFRVIDANINRLKEGIRVVEDILRYKDNNKELSSRLKSLRHKAQIQETKELLKNRDSINDVLRPSTKSEQNRSSLEDILTANFKRAQESARVLEELFKLDNIDYSENFKTLRYELYTLEKEVLLNR